One Mercurialis annua linkage group LG3, ddMerAnnu1.2, whole genome shotgun sequence DNA window includes the following coding sequences:
- the LOC126673360 gene encoding piezo-type mechanosensitive ion channel homolog isoform X3 produces MGGQWCISDAPWAKLVGFMSVHSWRLPYVIWFPVIQVSAAFIATVGIYRSRFGLDLQNDTGLGRLYYSVVHIGSHIRVLCCFLLPTVQLVVGISHPSWASLPFFICSSIGLVNWSITSNFLGLFQWWRYLLLYAGLNIILLYVYQLPIEFPEMIQYVSDFIGLYKISAQSEWSEICSCLSLLFFYFMLSWIRCDLTEMHFIMSTRENTLTEQLLPSKHSVFIHESRSGVRHTNVMLRGAVFRTFSVNFFTYGFPISLIALSFWSFHFASICAFGLLAYVGYILYTFPSLFHLHHLNGLLLVFILLWAAGTYVFNVAYTFLNKKMWKDIEIWETIGLWHYPIPGFYLLAQFCLGVLVALGNLVNNSVFLYLSDGDRESSSDDFIVGESEETKVLIVATIAWGLRKSSRAIALVLIFLIALKPGIIYAIYMMFFLVYLLSHTISWKIRQSLIVLCEVHFALLYILKLNLISKALEKQSSFSMDILSQLGFLDHSSTVDLLKIAALACSCAIHNHGFKMVSSFSAILQHTPCPPIGFSILRAGLIKSVLLSVSTSVSSRKHYSNSSHDKWIVSHLRAIGQKFLSVYRSCGTYIAFLTILFTVYQVKPNYVSFGYLFFLLLWMTGRQLLEKTKKRLWLPLKIYAGLVFVLVYGFSVFFSFRMWLCKMFDLSSVFGYNPEASVLENIWQSLAVLVVMQLYSYERRQSQFYPPYDIDASEKSNFSFMKRLLILHSEKILDIALFYTSLSPISVFGFLYLLGLAFCSTLPKSSWIPSKLFLVYSGCLVMLEYLFQLQGHQAEMFPGQKHSSVALFLGLQLYKPGFMGIESGLRGKILVIISCILRYNVFHWVEKMPFNYENGGRWEEPCALFEISEEAPEELTKDSSYVSEKRKDGRSLSWPSFGSFTSRGLEGTSSEGDFEVINTGKYSKTSGSSKEIQKWNRKRIHILRKERLHLQKITLKAYVKFWIENMFNLFGLEINMIALLLASFAVLNSISMLYVASLAACIILPRNVMRKKWPIFVFLFASIVILEYLAIWLNQIFWKTDAGTEIEVSCNDCWRSSHLYFDYCKKCWLGIIVDDPRMLISYYAVFMLSCFKYRADRFSSLPASETYQQMMSRYKKTSLSNILFEKKFMWTFLDYVRLYSCCHLLDLVLTLVLITGTLEFDILHIGYLGFALIFFRRRLQILKKKNEFFKFLRMYNFAVIVLSLAYQSPFLGGFCSVKCEMIDYISEVIGFHKYDYGFRITSRSALVEIIIFMLVSLQSYMFSAPEFDYVSEYLEAEQIGAIVREQEKKASWKTSQLQQIRNSEEEKRLRNLQVEKIKSEMLSLQIQLQNISTIANCGSASQSQENWRRSSSLSTEIASSIIGKEDADFRKQSGDLSTDLEFPFDVTVSESPKNKSTQNLSASHVRKHSIDFLKEIPEMKGKAASFEVGSHERDEVKSLAKKRPLHSAVHLLNDGVSQVRFLSHMAVSNIVSFFNIKREQPDFGDDSSIDEVYYEIENENTGYEPISLTFSMLSDDEPTTSDSGCLQLGMILRYMWFQMRSNNDVVCYCFFVLIFLWNFSLLSMVYPAVLFLYALCASSGPNNVFWVVMLIYTEMAILVQYVYQIIIQHCGLQFNLSFLQELGFPANKIMSSFVISNLPLFMVYLFTLMQTSLTARDSEWTTVSESSFQKRRNKCQKEAVQGFWMRIKTLFWSARTSVELFVRGLYTYWKSATEGAETPPYFVQVSMKVDSWPRDGIQPERIKSGINKVLKIMHDKRCQQTSANHFHSISRVRVQSIEKSPEHDNVALAVLEVLYASPLKECGQAEFYKSLTPAADVAYEILEAERAGVIEKIQFPYPILSVIGGGKKDIDLYAFTFCADLVVFFLVSVFYQLVMKNNSEFLEVYQLEDQFPKEFVFILLVIFFLMMLDRIIYLCSFATGKVIFYVFNFVLFTYSITRYAWTLEPHDRHAARFALRAIYFTKAISLAFQAIQIRFGIPHKSTLYRQALTSSISQINYLGFRIYRALPFLYELRCVLDWSCTTTSLTMYDWLKLEDIHASLFLVNCDVDLNRATHQQGQKQTKMTKFCNGICLFFILMCVIWTPMLMYSSGNPTNIANPIQEASIRIDIRTTSGRLTLFETTLCEKISWDKISSPNDLDPRGYLSAYDKKDVQLICCQADASSLWLVPPVVQLRYMESLRWSMDIIFSWQLTRDRPKGKEVVRYELTVQNEDLPTYSQVMAVLNGTTDSFRIYNVYPRYFRVTGSGEVRLLEELVDLVSGDLVLNRGNPEWWSFHDIDVSSGCGEFAGPMAIIVSEETPQGILGETLSKFSIWGLYITFVLAVGRFIRLQCSDLRMRIPFENLPSCDRLLAICEDIYAARAEGELEVEEVLYWTLVKIYRSPHMLIEYTKPD; encoded by the exons ATG GGAGGCCAATGGTGTATATCTGATGCTCCATGGGCCAAGTTAGTCGGCTTTATGAG TGTTCATTCTTGGAGGTTGCCATATGTAATATGGTTTCCAGTCATCCAAGTATCCGCAGCTTTTATTGCAACTGTTGGAATTTACAGAAGCAGATTTGGTCTTGACCTACAGAATGATACTGGGTTGGGGCGTTTGTATTATTCTGTCGTACATATAG GTTCTCATATCAGGGTACTATGCTGTTTCTTGCTGCCCACTGTACAGCTGGTTGTGGGCATTAGTCATCCATCGTGGGCATCCTTACCGTTTTTCATTTGCAGCAGTATTGGACTTGTTAATTGGTCAATTACTAGCAATTTCTTGGGCCTCTTCCA GTGGTGGAGGTATCTTTTGTTGTACGCGGGCTTGAATATTATCCTGTTGTATGTCTATCAACTTCCAATCGAGTTTCCTGAGATGATTCAATATGTTTCTGATTTCATTGGCCTCTATAAGATATCTGCACAATCAGAGTGGTCAGAAATATGCTCCTGCCTTTCACtactatttttttactttatg TTATCTTGGATTAGATGCGATCTTACAGAAATGCATTTTATCATGTCAACAAGAGAAAACACCTTGACTGAGCAGCTGCTTCCCTCAAAACATTCAGTTTTTATTCATGAATCGAG ATCTGGTGTAAGGCACACAAATGTTATGTTGAGAGGAGCAGTTTTTCGAACTTTTAGCGTCAACTTTTTCACTTATGGTTTTCCG ATATCCTTAATTGCTCTGTCGTTTTGGAGTTTCCATTTCGCAAGTATCTGTGCATTTGGACTACTTGCTTATGTTGGCTACATTCTGTATACATTCCCTTCACTGTTCCACTTGCACCATTTGAACGGTTTGCTTCTTGTCTTTATACTCTTATGGGCTGCTGGAACCTATGTCTTCAATGTGGCATATACTTTCCTAAATAAGAAAATGTGGAAG GATATAGAAATATGGGAAACTATTGGTTTATGGCATTACCCTATTCCTGGATTTTATCTTCTTGCACAATTTTGTCTTGGTGTCCTTGTGGCTTTGGGAAATCTTGTAAACAACTCCGTCTTCCTGTACTTGTCTGATGGAGATAGAGAGTCTTCATCTGATGACTTCATAGTGGGAG AGAGTGAAGAGACCAAAGTTCTGATTGTAGCTACGATAGCATGGGGACTGCGTAAAAGCTCCCGTGCTATAGCCCTGGTGCTGATATTTCTTATTGCATTGAAACCTGGCATCATTTATGCCATTTATA TGATGTTCTTTCTAGTATATCTATTGAGCCACACCATCAGTTGGAAGATTCGCCAATCACTGATTGTTTTATGTGAAGTACATTTTGCGCTGCTGTATATTCTTAAGCTTAATCTGATTTCTAAAGCTTTGGAAAAGCAAAGCTCATTTTCCATGGACATACTCTCGCAGTTAG GTTTTCTTGATCATTCTAGTACGGTGGATCTCTTGAAGATAGCAGCGCTTGCTTGCTCCTGTGCAATTCATAATCATGGTTTTAAAATGGTGTCCTCGTTTTCAGCAATTCTGCAGCATACTCCCTGTCCCCCGATTGGGTTTAGCATACTAAGAGCTGGTTTGATCAAATCAGTTCTTTTATCAGTTTCTACTTCAGTATCCAGCCGGAAGCATTATAGTAACTCATCTCATG ATAAATGGATAGTATCACATCTGAGAGCAATTGGACAGAAGTTTCTTTCAGTCTATCGATCATGTGGGACCTACATTGCCTTCCTGACAATTCTTTTCACTGTGTACCAAGTAAAGCCTAATTATGTTTCATTTGGTtacctattcttccttcttctaTGGATGACTGGAAGACAACTGTTGGAGAAGACAAAAAAACGCCTTTGGTTACCATTGAAAATATACGCAGGCTTAGTATTTGTTCTAGTTTATGGATTCAGTGTCTTCTTCAGTTTCCGGATGTGGTTATGCAAGATGTTTGACCTATCTTCTGTCTTCGGATATAACCCAGAAGCTTCCGTATTGGAAAATATCTGGCAGTCCCTTGCTGTATTAGTTGTCATGCAACTATATAGCTATGAGAGGAGACAGAGCCAATTTTATCCACCATATGACATTGATGCATCAGAAAAAAGTAACTTTTCTTTCATGAAGCGTCTTCTAATTTTGCACAGCGAGAAGATCCTAGACATTGCTTTATTTTACACATCGCTGTCCCCTATAAGTGTATTTGGTTTTCTGTATCTTCTCGGCCTGGCTTTTTGTTCCACGTTGCCAAAGTCTTCTTGGATCCCTTCAAAATTGTTTCTAGTTTATTCGGGATGTCTTGTGATGCTTGAATATCTTTTCCAGTTACAGGGTCATCAGGCTGAAATGTTCCCTGGTCAAAAGCACTCTTCTGTCGCACTTTTCCTGGGATTGCAGCTCTATAAGCCTGGTTTCATGGGTATAGAATCAGGATTAAGGGGGAAAATTCTGGTTATTATTTCATGTATTCTTCGGTACAATGTCTTCCACTGGGTGGAGAAGATGccatttaattatgaaaatgGAGGGAGATGGGAAGAGCCTTGTGCTTTGTTTGAAATATCAGAAGAAGCTCCGGAAGAACTTACAAAAGATTCCAGCTATGTGTCAGAGAAGAGAAAAGATGGGAGAAGTCTTTCATGGCCATCATTTGGCAGTTTTACATCCCGAGGGCTGGAAGGTACCTCCTCTGAAGGAGATTTTGAAGTCATTAACACtggaaaatattcaaaaactaGTGGAAGCTCCAAAGAGATCCAAAAGTGGAATCGAAAAAGAATTCATATCTTGAGGAAAGAAAGACTTCATCTGCAAAAGATTACTTTAAAAGCATACGTGAAGTTTTGGATTGAGAATATGTTCAATCTCTTTGGGCTTGAGATTAACATGATCGCTTTACTTCTCGCCAGCTTTGCTGTGCTCAATTCCATCTCTATGCTTTATGTTGCATCACTAGCTGCCTGTATTATTTTACCTCGGAATGTCATGCGAAAAAAGTGGCCCATATTTGTTTTCTTGTTTGCTTCTATTGTTATACTTGAGTACTTGGCCATTTGGTTGAATCAGATATTTTGGAAGACAGATGCGGGGACTGAGATAGAAGTTTCATGTAATGACTGTTGGAGAAGCTCCCATCTATACTTTGACTACTGCAAAAAATGCTGGTTAG GAATCATAGTTGATGATCCACGAATGCTTATCAGTTATTATGCGGTCTTTATGTTATCCTGTTTCAAGTACCGTGCTGATCGCTTTTCAAGTCTTCCAGCATCAGAGACATATCAACAGATGATGTCTCGATATAAGAAGACATCGCTCAGTAATATCTTATTTGAAAAGAAATTCATGTGGACATTTCTTGACTATGTAAGGCTTTATAGTTGTTGCCACTTACTAGATCTTGTTCTGACTTTAGTTTTAATCACGGGAACGCTTGAATTTGACATTCTACACATAGGATACCTTGGTTTTGCTCTGATTTTTTTCCGAAGGAGGCTTCAAAttctgaagaagaagaatgaattCTTCAAGTTCTTGAGGATGTACAACTTCGCTGTGATTGTCCTTTCTCTTGCTTACCAATCACCTTTTCTGGGCGGGTTTTGCAGTGTGAAATGTGAAATGATAGATTACATCAGTGAGGTAATTGGATTTCATAAGTATGACTATGGGTTCCGAATAACATCGAGATCAGCATTGGTTGAAATTATCATATTTATGCTGGTATCACTGCAATCATATATGTTTTCAGCACCTGAGTTTGATTATGTGTCCGAATATCTTGAAGCAGAACAGATTGGTGCTATAGTGCGAGAGCAGGAGAAGAAGGCTTCTTGGAAGACTTCGCAGTTGCAGCAGATACGAAATTCTGAAGAGGAGAAACGCTTACGTAACTTACAGGTGGAAAAGATAAAATCAGAAATGCTTAGCCTCCAAATCCAGCTTCAGAATATCAGTACCATTGCAAACTGCGGTAGTGCTTCTCAAAGTCAAGAAAATTGGAGAAGAAGTTCATCTCTAAGCACGGAAATAGCCAGTAGCATCATAGGCAAAGAGGATGCTGATTTCAGGAAGCAATCTGGTGATTTGAGTACTGATTTAGAATTCCCTTTTGATGTGACCGTGAGTGAATCTCCCAAAAATAAAAGTACACAAAACCTATCAGCATCGCACGTAAGAAAGCATTCAATAGATTTTCTTAAAGAGATCCCTGAGATGAAAGGCAAAGCTGCTAGCTTTGAGGTTGGATCACATGAGAGAGATGAAGTAAAATCTCTAGCCAAGAAGAGGCCATTACACTCAGCAGTACATCTGTTAAATGATGGAGTTTCTCAAGTTCGCTTTCTTAGTCATATGGCAGTTTCCAATATAGTGAGTTTCTTTAATATAAAACGTGAACAGCCAGATTTTGGTGATGACTCTTCTATTGATGAGGTATACTATGAGATAGAAAATGAGAATACAGGATATGAACCTATCAGCCTCACATTTTCTATGCTATCGGATGATGAGCCGACCACCTCTGACAGTGGATGCCTGCAACTTGGGATGATTCTCCGCTACATGTGGTTCCAAATGCGATCAAATAATGATGTTGTTTGTTATTGTTTCTTTGTTCTAATTTTCTTGTGGAATTTCAGCTTGCTCTCAATGGTTTATCCTGCAGTTCTCTTTCTGTATGCTCTCTGTGCAAGTTCTGGTCCAAATAATGTGTTCTGGGTTGTCATGCTGATTTACACAGAGATGGCTATATTGGTTCAGTATGTTTATCAAATCATCATCCAGCATTGCGGGTTGCAATTCAATTTAAGTTTTCTTCAGGAATTAGGATTTCCTGCAAATAAAATCATGTCATCTTTTGTAATCAGCAACTTGCCGCTTTTTATGGTTTACTTGTTTACTCTCATGCAAACCTCCTTAACTGCAAGAGACAGTGAATGGACAACAGTTTCTGAATCCAGCTTCCAAAAGAGAAGAAACAAGTGCCAAAAAGAAGCTGTTCAGGGCTTCTGGATGAGAATAAAGACGTTATTTTGGTCTGCTAGAACTTCTGTTGAACTATTTGTTAGAGGCCTTTATACATATTGGAAATCTGCAACAGAGGGAGCAGAAACTCCACCTTACTTTGTGCAGGTGTCTATGAAAGTTGATTCCTGGCCTAGAGATGGCATTCAGCCAGAGAGAATAAAATCGGGAATAAACAAGGTACTCAAGATTATGCATGACAAAAGATGTCAGCAAACAAGTGCAAATCATTTTCATTCAATCAGTAGAGTTCGGGTTCAAAGTATTGAAAAAAGTCCAGAACATGATAATGTTGCTTTGGCTGTTTTAGAAGTATTATATGCCTCTCCTTTAAAAGAATGCGGCCAAGCAGAATTTTACAAGTCACTAACTCCAGCAGCAGATGTAGCATATGAGATTCTAGAAGCTGAACGTGCTGGTGTTATTGAGAAGATACAGTTCCCTTACCCTATACTTTCAGTGATCGGTGGAGGAAAGAAAGATATTGATCTCTATGCTTTCACATTTTGTGCTGATTTAGTGGTTTTTTTCTTGGTCTCCGTGTTTTATCAATTGGTTATGAAAAACAACTCTGAATTCCTTGAAGTTTATCAGCTTGAAGATCAGTTCCCGAAAGAGTTCGTGTTCATATTATTG GTTATCTTTTTCTTAATGATGCTTGATCGTATTATATACCTCTGTTCATTTGCAACTGGAAAAGTCATCttctatgtttttaattttgtccTCTTCACTTACTCGATCACAAGATATGCTTGGACTTTGGAGCCACATGACAGACATGCAGCAAGATTTGCGCTCCGTGCTATATATTTCACAAAGGCTATTTCCCTTGCTTTTCAGGCCATACAGATAAGGTTTGGAATTCCACACAAAAGTACTTTATATCGGCAGGCTTTGACAAGTAGCATTTcgcaaattaattatttgggtTTTCGAATTTATCGTGCTCTACCGTTCCTTTATGAATTACGATGTGTGCTCGATTGGTCTTGCACAACCACGTCTCTGACTATGTACGACTGGCTGAAG TTGGAAGACATTCACGCCAGCTTGTTTCTTGTCAATTGTGATGTGGATCTGAACAGAGCAACGCACCAACAAGGGCAAAAGCAGACCAAAATGACTAAGTTTTGCAACGGGATATGCTTGTTTTTCATTCTGATGTGCGTTATATGGACTCCTATGctg ATGTATAGCAGTGGTAACCCCACAAACATTGCGAACCCAATCCAAGAAGCCAGCATTCGGATTGATATAAGGACAACGAGTGGACGATTAACACTATTTGAGACAACATTGTGTGAAAAGATCTCTTGGGATAAAATCAGTTCACCTAATGATCTTGACCCCAGAGGTTATTTAAGCGCATATGATAAGAAAGACGTACAATTAATATGCTGCCAAGCTGATGCTAGCTCCTTGTGGCTTGTTCCTCCAGTTGTCCAGCTTAGATACATGGAATCTCTAAGGTGGAGCATGGACATCATTTTTTCTTGGCAGTTAACCAGAGATCGGCCAAAAGGAAAGGAAGTTGTAAGATATGAATTGACCGTTCAAAATGAGGATCTTCCTACGTATTCACAAGTAATGGCAGTGCTAAATGGTACTACCGATAGCTTCAGGATATATAATGTTTATCCAAGATACTTTCGAGTTACAGGATCTGGTGAAGTGCGGCTCTTGGAAGAGTTG GTAGATCTGGTTAGTGGAGATCTCGTTCTCAATCGAGGGAATCCAGAATGGTGGTCTTTCCATGATATCGATGTGTCATCAGGATGCGGTGAGTTTGCAGGTCCTATGGCTATAATTGTTTCCGAGGAAACACCAC AGGGCATTCTAGGTGAAACGCTGAGCAAGTTCAGCATCTGGGGTCTCTATATCACTTTTGTTCTGGCCGTCGGCCGTTTCATCAGACTACAATGTTCTGACCTGAGAATGAGAATACCATTTGAAAATTTACCATCTTGTGACAG GTTGTTAGCAATCTGCGAGGATATATATGCTGCAAGAGCAGAGGGTGAGCTTGAAGTTGAAGAAGTGCTTTATTGGACATTAGTGAAAATTTATCGGTCACCACATATGCTGATCGAATACACCAAGCCTGACTGA